The Melitaea cinxia chromosome Z, ilMelCinx1.1, whole genome shotgun sequence genomic interval taaaattttatgtttccaGCTTCAAAAATATGATGAACTTTCTTTTTAAGCTTTCAAACCATATTTCACCCCCCTAGAAGTATTATATGTTAAATGGACGTCTGTTAACTTGTAGTATTTGTAGCACAAAAAATTAAGGACCTTTATACTACTTTAATCCAGTTCTgtcacaaaatccgttcttactggatatttattaattatcagcTACctctgagtaattttttaagatatagTACAATGCCTTAggacttttataaaatctttagaGAGCCCTTAGATTTTCTTTATGCAGATCTATCACAAAATAGAAGAACACTACTATTAACTATCTTTTTGTCAAATTTCACGCCTGTAACACAAAAACTGAACAAACTTGTGAGAGTCCTTAGGCCATCTTAACCCAGTTCTGTTGTTACAGCATATATTTATTGACTATAACCTATATTTGTGTTAACTTTCAAGTTTgtagcataaaaaattaaaggatttttttttaaaaatcctttGACATCTTTAATGTAGGTCtgtcacaaaattatttttcatttgtgtatatatatgataGCTAAGCATGCAATGTagtacagaaaaaaattattgtaaaaacatattgagaaatctttattatattatattgtatttatattttgtttcaggaataattattactttttatggGCTGCTACTTGCATGTGGCAGTCTTTTCCTGTCCAATGGAGTGGAGACCTATGTGTCTATGATACAAAGTCTAGATCTTTCTAGACCTCtcatatttatcataaaaattatattaggaGTTCCGTTTGTGTATCACTATTTTAACGGAATACGTTTCTGTATGTGGAATGCTGGAAGATGGCTGGAAATGAAGGACGTATACGCCACagcaaaaaaaagttttgttgctACCGCTGTTGTAACGTTAATTTTTgctcttatttaaaagatattattttcttattcgCTGGCATATAACTGTTTCATTGGaaaaattttgtatgtttcGAACTTATCTTGTAGTTAATTAACATATTTGAGTAACTAGTTGTTAcctgataataattatattcatacaaattatacgagtataaataCGTATAGTCATGTGATGACGGTTACATTGTATAATTTTGATTATCTGTCACGAATTTAGCAATGGTGTCTTggtttaaatttagaacaagATATTTGCAATGTTTGACTTACCTTCACTGATGATTGTACACACTTACAAACCCATAAGCAATTTTCTACTGTCCCAAACGATGTTAATGCTACGATTaagtaacataaattattacgattaagtaatataaaacattgtaAACGGAAAATTTATTTCCATATACCTActgtataatatgttatttttaaatatatatgtttttttgtcTACTCATAATAtcttttagtttaattttaactcGGTAAATGTAGCAAAAATCTAATTTGAAAccgtattttgtattttgaagttatacttcttttggggAAACACTGtcataaaaaaccgacaccctgaagttaggtAGTGAACGAAGAGGAAgatagcaacgtgaagttaggtagccaatgaagtataactccTTACgtgtatacataaatacacatacactttttttttaaataaataattattttactttcagATAAAGTCAGTAGaggctttttaatttaatctataaggactctcgactacaaccTGTGAACATCAACtcatattcattaaaagattgctcaaagggggcactataaaataatttattctcttagtgggcagtagacaaaataagtttgggaacccctgcaCTATAGgtacacaacactacttgaaaccACTGTCATTTGACTGTAATCTTTTGTACTACTTTTAAATGTGAGCAAAGTATTTTCTACTGTGCCTCACAATTAAGTGGTCTCAAACAAATGTTTTCGTTTTTTCGCCGGGATGTGTAATTGATTTTATGTATCATTGGCGTCCTGGTTTGCACGCATGCGATTACTGCCCCGTCTAAGAActgaaatattgataaaattgcGAACCTCTGAATATAGCCTACCTTAATTATTTGTGACTTTTCAATAGGATATGAAACTATTAAGCGGAACAGACTTGTTAAAAGCTATTTCgatgcataaaatattttattggtgaTCTCGGAGCATCCGCTTCGCAAAACCCGTAATTGCATGCGGTTGTATTACGTGGAACGTTTAAGTTTAGCTATTGTATAGTTAACTTTAAAAACGTATTCACATGATAGCAGgtttcgttattattattactatcaatataactattatatatgtatttcatcattatatatttcatttataataagaatGTGTAAACTAACATTTGGCGCCCTAGGCTCACCCTACTCAGCCTACTGGTAAATCCGCCATTGAGTCAGGTAAATgcttgtttgaaataaaatgaataatatgtTATTGAAATATTCATTATTGAAAGTAAACATCCCAACGCTGAGAAGTCACTTGAAAAATTGTTATCTgcataaatctatatattaaaacaagaaGCAAAAACCTTGTacccatttttacgaaaattacgcggacggaggagtatgaaatttcgtacacttataggtTATATACAGAAGGAGCGCAGAATGCTAACACTTTTTAAAATGtgcataaaaatgtattgaatctaagaaaaaaaaaaaacattacatgcACTACTATGTATTAGTAGTGTTAGTTATATACTctattgttgattgtcaaagttgTTTTTCATTACGTActtttttggatatttttataattaaattttttaattatggtcgataTTCGagcactaggcgaccactagtaaaaataaatcgttGAAATTTGTGTAAGCGCATAACTTTCGAATACTGCACGAAATGGGATAgttcttttgtttgttttcgTAATTGTCTGGACatacttttaagaaaaaaatctatacattaattaaaaaatgccTATGGCGGTGCGAAGTTCGTTGGGTCAcccaatttaaaataaaactacgagTAAGTTAATGAagcgattatttttaattttgtttatatataagtatcgTGGTCATATTAAGAGCTATCAAAATACTGTATTCATTTGAACAGAACTTGATATGAAtcatataaatctatattagTTTGTATTACGTTATTCCCTCAGGCGAGGGGATGGTAGTCAATATGCGTAATCACGAACAGGCTTGTAGGTAGgggtatttattttacactttattggaTATCAATAAACTACATAacgaaaataacaatattgtaatttaaaaacagCAAAGGTGGCTTATCATTAAAGGTGATATTTTACAGACAACTTccaaaaatagagaaaatatagtaaaaataaacaataaagtatgaaaattaataattgaaactTCACATTATAATATGGTACTTGTAAAGTAAATCAAATCCATGTAACTCAACataagtacaaatatatatataattataataaaatataataacattaataattagtagtatataaagaaaaatgaatCACTAAATATTTTGCTAAGTGCAAAGCTCGAGTTCTGTTGAACCATTGCGGTTAATGTTTTTTGTTAGTTTCCTGATACTTTATAAAATGTTCCAAAAGGATTTTTTCTTGAAAATTCCAGAATGATTATTTAAGCTTCCAGTcgcaaacaggaacacaacactgttttaaaacattatttgaaatggtattatttagctgtgatcttctgtaaggtcgaggtatactaccccagtcgggctggtccatattttgagcaggaaatttcctgctgtgccttacttcacttaataagataataataataatactttttattttacaccattaaatgaaacaacaaaaaagtaacataaaatgaaagatgtacaaaggcggtcttatcgcggaaagagcgatctcttcaagacaacctttgggtataggacacgaaacagaaattgcagttaggaagtaaccAAATAAGTGCAAATTagaatagtttaataaaaatacataatacttacatatataaaatacacacatatataaatacgtatatcACACAAACACGATATAGGCGATCATGACGTGTTTAGTGACAAATAGTGTagttttaggtattttttgaaGGAGATGACAGATTGAGCTTGTCTAATAGGAAGAAGgagagagttccaaagttggaGCATTAACAGAGAAGGAATTAGAAAAATAGTGAGAAGTATGAGACGGAGTTTTAAGGATTAAATTGGTGTCAGATCGAAAGGAACGATCATGGATGTCGCAAAGAAACTCATAGCGTTCTTTGAGGTAAAAGGGTGAATCAGGACGAAACAATACGCGATAAAGCAGTAAgaggatgtgagtattcctgcggaAGCGAATTGGGATCCAGTTAACTTAACACCTTATCGCCTCAAAACCAAGAATAGCGCGTCGAGTATTTACCGAATTATTGAAACTGTGAGGGAACAGGGAAGTGTTTGCTTAGCATGTTACTTATCTACGAAAATTTCATCAATATTTACTTACGATGAAACTACGAACGAGAACTGAAAGAAGAATTTGTCAATGTATGTATAAAGTGTAGTGAAGATTAGTAGTAGACATTATGCTCTCTCATTATACACTGCTACGTTAGTTAGAAAAAACGGGAGAAGTTGAAAAATCTTCTCAACATGTTCAGATATAAAATATGTGATAGCTTGCTttgtatttgataaatttaatattcttcgcctgttattatacaatatattatttcgaggcgaattaatattataagcaCATTACCACAAAACCGATAAAAAAACTTTGTATAGATTACAGACGATACTGCAGAGTCGGCTAAAGGATATTAAGATACAGCAATAGGATAGCCGAAGCCAGACCCGTCATTAGCTGATTGATCGCCCGTGTGCACTAAATACATACGCTGAGTTTAGTTAAAAACTTCTTAACGTTTTTTCTCATTAATGGTGGGAAAaaatcttaacaaaaaaaaaaatatgtctgatTTGGTAGGTAAAACCATTCACTTAAATATTTGTCTACAAAAATTTAGCTCTTCTCTCCTTTATATTTGCGAAATCTTCTATCAGCTTTCTTGTATCCAAGCTGTCTAAAATTTCACGTTCAATTGAATCTATAGCTAAATTACTTAGTCTGTTGGAGCATTGTTGATCTTAGTTTTTACGTGACTGCAGAAGGAGAGTAGTGTTTTTCGAgggtatttatgtatatatgtacctacattcTATGTTTTCTACTACAGTCTATACGGCTTGAAGAATTTCAATGTTTGAGGTGTCGTTAGATTCGTCTTGATAGCGCGAGTGATCAtcggtatataaaaaaatcaaaataattccGTAATCATAATAACTACTTCAAATGAATGTAATATACATGGAGTGATCGAaagaaaaattttctttttttcctaCTTCGATTCTTgtaagctttttttttgtatcaactgttaatatactttttcggatattaaataattcaataacttaaacaaaaattattcattttatacaaatattttgatgGTAGAGTCACAATCAGgcaaatattaaagaaaacggAAAAAAATGAGCGATTCTAGAATCAAAGAAACAATTACCTATTATTTAGTTTGAAAACTTTGTTCGCGTTAGAATTCAGAAAGGTGATAAcggaaataaaaacttatcataaaTTAAAGCAAACTGGAAGCTAGATTCGccattttctaaaatataaaaatttaatattaaacaacaaACGATTAAATTCTACCCTAAACTTTTGATACCAATGTGCTTTATTTCACATTACATTACCAAGGGGCCAGGCGCTGCATTGCCGTGCCCGGGCGAGCTCGAATTGTATAGCTACAAACAAATTCATATAAACCTTGTATTGACCGAAACATTGATGGGTATACTCGTATAAGGGAGATCTGAACTAGGGACGATTTACTTTCATCTGTTTTAtagatgaaaataattttatatttattttagtatatatgtagtaaaataacttttgaggctatttaatgttacattaaaataattttaagtacgTAATTAATATAGATGAGACGATATAACACAAACACTTGCACTTTTGATTTGtctaaacatgttttttttaaagtaaacaaTAATAGCCAagtattg includes:
- the LOC123668512 gene encoding succinate dehydrogenase cytochrome b560 subunit, mitochondrial-like; this translates as MVEYGWARAPTRLITPSSLSLTGRVNLSGKDSCGCGDSQGSGSKIIFKTYVPPPKKTHDEKNMSLNRPMSPHLTIYAPTLPAMTSIVQRITGIIITFYGLLLACGSLFLSNGVETYVSMIQSLDLSRPLIFIIKIILGVPFVYHYFNGIRFCMWNAGRWLEMKDVYATAKKSFVATAVVTLIFALI